A single Symbiobacterium thermophilum IAM 14863 DNA region contains:
- a CDS encoding S-layer homology domain-containing protein: protein MRRLLSVVLALVLLLGAAPAPAAAASRGIGLGLGLGLGFLDVPDSDWAWPYVVEMQLKGLMRGVGNGLFQPSAPLTRAEAVTVAVRLMGLEDEAQRLSESRIRELLPYTDRDQIPAWARPYIAVAVDYEIMPIAEDGLLRASEKASRLWVSVLLVRALGYEAEAQAKMTASLPFKDGDLVPASLVGYVAAAVDHELVQGFPDGTFRPNDPITRAQAAALLSRTDRQLGEQGRFRPGYLAGDLVSASERNRTITLSVQGRNRTLSVAADAPVFLDERRAGLDDLPKGARVSVVLDSDERVLMVIAHSPVNLPGVSDVTGEISAIFQPSEMAGGLGLLVLKRSGGKEQTYPLAPQVTATYNGRSIALNQLRVGDKVRLNVIAGVVVAIEVTERGSGAGTEDQIKGTIVSVQPYSISFLGSIRVRVGNSTRTITVAPGAVITREGNRVDLTDLEPGDEVTVRLAGGIAIRITVDKPARTEETVRGEIQSVQPATKNTQARLRLRTEDGRTRTVTLAANVVIRQGNNRLTVADLRQGDQVQVRLVNGVAEEVRVLSRGPLVEEVSGTIQQITPATRTSGPKVTVNTGKATRTVTLASDVSIRHGSRRLQAEDLRVGDEVTITVVDGVGTEITIHKRGPLVEEVSGTLEKVEAATRNQPARITVKTDGGSRRINLAENVSIRYRNTPLRLEELRVGDQVVVKTVDGVGTEVTVRSRGPLVEEVSGTLEKVEAATRNQPARVTVKTDGGSRRINLAENVSIRYRNTPLRLEELRAGDELVVTTVDGVATEIRVEKRGPLVEQVTGTIEAIYDVSIRFRSSIVVNTGREKVSIDLDPEVQIIHGRQRLEPEDLRVGDRVTVTLKDGVATEIAVTERGPVTEKITGTIVEVYPVSITFRASIDVRTDEGVRNIPLAADASIRRGDSPIRITDLQPGDRVIVTLVDGEAADVLVEEIPAQEVTGQLVAIYHVSIDFSPSLRLYTGDGQQRVLLSPATSYVRDGRRVELDDLQAGDRLRIRLVNGIADRILVEERPEVVELTGTIRAIADDVITLRVNGRQDRKLILAEEAVLTLGEGKIRVSDLRMGDRVTVKARGDVVLQLEVERRTGR from the coding sequence GTGCGACGACTGCTGAGCGTCGTTCTCGCCCTCGTGCTGCTGCTGGGGGCGGCGCCGGCCCCGGCGGCGGCAGCGTCAAGGGGCATCGGTCTGGGACTCGGTCTGGGGCTCGGTTTCCTGGACGTCCCTGACAGCGACTGGGCCTGGCCGTATGTGGTGGAGATGCAGCTCAAGGGGCTCATGAGAGGCGTCGGCAACGGCCTCTTCCAGCCCTCGGCGCCGTTGACCCGAGCCGAGGCGGTGACGGTGGCCGTGCGGCTCATGGGGCTGGAGGATGAGGCCCAGCGGCTGAGTGAGAGCCGCATCCGCGAGCTGCTGCCCTACACCGACCGCGATCAGATTCCGGCATGGGCAAGGCCCTATATCGCTGTCGCGGTCGACTACGAGATCATGCCGATCGCGGAGGACGGCCTGCTGCGGGCCAGCGAGAAGGCGAGCCGGCTCTGGGTTTCCGTGCTGCTGGTCCGCGCGTTGGGCTACGAGGCCGAGGCGCAGGCCAAGATGACGGCGAGCCTGCCGTTCAAGGACGGCGATCTGGTGCCCGCCTCGCTGGTGGGTTACGTGGCGGCCGCCGTGGACCACGAGCTCGTGCAGGGCTTCCCCGACGGCACGTTCCGGCCCAACGACCCGATCACGCGGGCCCAGGCGGCGGCCCTGCTGTCCCGCACCGACCGACAGCTGGGCGAGCAGGGGCGGTTCCGTCCTGGTTACCTGGCGGGCGACCTGGTGTCGGCCAGCGAGCGGAACCGGACAATTACCCTGTCCGTGCAGGGTCGCAACCGGACGCTCTCGGTGGCCGCGGACGCGCCGGTCTTCCTGGATGAACGCCGGGCCGGCCTCGACGACCTGCCGAAGGGCGCCCGGGTCTCGGTGGTGCTCGACAGCGACGAGCGGGTGCTGATGGTCATCGCCCACTCGCCGGTCAATCTGCCCGGAGTCAGCGACGTGACGGGCGAGATCAGCGCCATCTTCCAGCCGTCCGAGATGGCCGGCGGGCTCGGGCTGCTGGTTCTGAAGCGCTCGGGCGGCAAGGAGCAGACCTACCCGCTGGCGCCGCAGGTGACGGCGACCTACAATGGCCGGTCCATCGCGCTGAACCAGCTGCGGGTCGGCGATAAGGTGCGGCTCAACGTCATCGCGGGAGTCGTCGTGGCCATCGAGGTGACCGAGCGCGGCTCCGGCGCCGGCACGGAGGACCAGATCAAGGGCACGATTGTCTCGGTCCAGCCGTACTCGATTTCGTTCCTGGGGTCCATCCGGGTGCGGGTCGGCAACAGCACCCGAACCATCACGGTGGCGCCCGGAGCGGTCATCACCCGGGAGGGCAACAGGGTGGACCTGACGGATCTGGAGCCCGGGGATGAGGTGACGGTGCGGCTGGCCGGCGGCATCGCCATCCGCATCACGGTCGACAAGCCCGCCCGCACGGAGGAGACCGTTCGGGGTGAGATCCAGTCCGTCCAGCCGGCGACGAAGAACACCCAGGCCCGGCTGCGCCTGCGCACCGAGGACGGCCGCACCCGCACGGTCACCCTGGCCGCCAACGTCGTCATCCGCCAGGGCAACAACCGGCTGACCGTGGCCGACCTGCGCCAGGGGGATCAGGTGCAGGTCCGGCTGGTGAACGGCGTGGCCGAGGAAGTCCGCGTCCTGTCCCGGGGCCCGCTGGTGGAAGAGGTGAGCGGGACCATCCAGCAGATCACGCCGGCCACCCGGACTTCCGGTCCGAAGGTGACGGTGAACACCGGCAAGGCGACCCGCACGGTGACCCTGGCCAGCGACGTCTCGATCCGGCACGGCAGCCGCAGGCTGCAGGCGGAGGACCTGCGGGTCGGCGATGAGGTCACCATCACCGTGGTGGACGGCGTCGGCACCGAGATCACCATCCACAAGCGCGGTCCGCTGGTCGAGGAGGTCTCCGGCACCCTGGAGAAGGTGGAGGCGGCCACCCGGAACCAGCCCGCGCGCATCACGGTGAAGACCGACGGCGGGAGCAGGCGCATCAACCTCGCCGAGAACGTCTCCATCCGCTACCGCAACACCCCGCTGCGGCTGGAGGAACTGCGGGTGGGCGACCAGGTGGTCGTGAAGACCGTGGACGGGGTCGGTACGGAGGTCACCGTCCGGAGCCGCGGGCCACTGGTCGAGGAGGTCTCCGGCACCCTGGAGAAGGTGGAGGCGGCCACCCGGAACCAGCCCGCGCGCGTCACGGTGAAGACCGACGGCGGGAGCAGGCGCATCAACCTCGCCGAGAACGTCTCCATCCGCTACCGCAACACCCCGCTGCGTCTGGAGGAGCTGCGGGCGGGCGATGAGCTGGTCGTGACGACGGTGGACGGCGTCGCCACCGAGATCCGTGTCGAAAAGCGCGGGCCCCTGGTCGAGCAGGTCACCGGGACGATCGAGGCGATCTACGACGTGTCGATCCGGTTCCGGTCCAGCATCGTGGTGAACACCGGCCGGGAGAAGGTCAGCATCGACCTGGATCCTGAGGTGCAGATTATCCATGGCCGGCAGCGGCTAGAGCCGGAGGACCTGCGGGTCGGCGACAGGGTGACGGTGACCCTGAAGGACGGCGTCGCCACCGAGATTGCGGTCACCGAGCGCGGCCCCGTGACGGAGAAGATCACAGGGACCATCGTGGAGGTCTATCCCGTCTCGATCACCTTCCGGGCCAGCATTGACGTGCGGACCGACGAGGGCGTCCGGAACATCCCGCTGGCGGCCGACGCCTCCATCCGGCGAGGCGACAGCCCCATCCGGATCACCGACCTGCAGCCCGGCGACCGGGTGATCGTGACCCTGGTCGACGGCGAGGCGGCCGACGTGCTGGTGGAGGAGATCCCGGCCCAGGAGGTCACCGGCCAGCTGGTGGCGATCTACCACGTTTCCATCGACTTCTCCCCCAGCCTGCGGCTGTACACTGGCGACGGCCAGCAGCGGGTCCTTCTCAGCCCGGCCACGTCCTATGTCCGGGACGGCCGGCGGGTGGAGCTGGACGACTTGCAGGCCGGCGACCGGCTGCGCATCCGGTTGGTGAACGGCATCGCGGACCGGATCCTCGTTGAGGAGCGGCCCGAGGTGGTGGAGCTCACCGGGACGATCCGGGCCATCGCGGACGACGTGATCACCCTGCGGGTGAACGGGCGTCAGGACCGGAAGCTGATCCTGGCCGAGGAGGCGGTGCTTACCCTGGGCGAAGGGAAGATCCGCGTGAGCGACCTCCGCATGGGCGACCGGGTCACGGTGAAGGCCCGGGGCGACGTGGTCCTCCAGCTGGAGGTGGAGCGGCGCACCGGCCGGTAG
- a CDS encoding EVE domain-containing protein codes for MAFWLMKTEPTVYSYDDLERAGRDLWDGVRNAAAARNMRAMRPGDLFLFYHTGDERAVVGVGRIVSEPYPDPTDSEGRWVAVDVEPLYRFRTPVTLADVKADPRFADWALVRQSRLSVMPVSQEQWAWLHEMGGTELREA; via the coding sequence ATGGCCTTCTGGTTGATGAAGACCGAACCAACCGTCTACAGCTACGACGACCTGGAGCGTGCGGGGCGCGACCTCTGGGACGGGGTGCGCAACGCGGCGGCGGCCAGGAATATGCGGGCGATGAGGCCCGGCGACCTGTTCCTCTTCTACCACACCGGCGACGAACGGGCGGTTGTGGGCGTCGGGCGCATCGTCAGCGAGCCGTACCCCGACCCGACCGATTCGGAGGGCCGATGGGTCGCGGTGGATGTCGAGCCGCTCTACCGGTTCAGAACCCCGGTGACCCTGGCCGATGTTAAGGCCGATCCCCGGTTCGCCGACTGGGCCCTGGTGCGCCAGTCGCGCCTGTCGGTCATGCCGGTGAGTCAGGAGCAGTGGGCCTGGCTGCACGAGATGGGCGGGACCGAGCTCCGGGAGGCGTGA
- a CDS encoding N-acyl-D-amino-acid deacylase family protein: MPRLIAVLFGLLLLVSCSAPPAGPAGAAEGGGAAGGEPPGRGAADPPAVEATPIVYDLVIAGGTVVDGTGAPGFRGDVAVSGDRIVAVGDVGPYRAERVIDATGLVVAPGFINPHSHTHDDLLNPFIERDAKASLMQGITTEIGGVDGRSPVDIGAFLSRLEAEGTGVNYGTYLGQGSVRAHVMGWAEGPAGEAQLAEMKRLVREGMEDGALGLSTGLEYQPGSFAGTAELVELVKETAPYGGIYATHMRSEGDALVEAIEEALEIGRQAGVPVNLSHLKIVHYRNWGKEDEVVRLIEEARAAGQRVFADVYPYRAPDYAVNRPLAEWASALPPEHLLIVDGAPGELQGLTVAEAAALLGLPESEAARSLLARHPNTRVVALVSSERAMHRFYAADWSVVSTDGEAQPKLATAAEARAYAFHRRSYGTYPQLFEELVRKRGVLTLEQAVRKSTGQVADELGLKSRGYVKPGQYADLVLFDPATVADRTTWLSPQEYPEGIAYVLVNGHVVVDRGEWVGGRHGRIIRRGEE; this comes from the coding sequence GTGCCGAGGCTCATCGCAGTGCTTTTCGGTCTCCTGCTTCTCGTCAGTTGCTCCGCACCGCCTGCGGGTCCTGCCGGGGCGGCGGAGGGCGGCGGTGCTGCCGGAGGCGAGCCCCCTGGCAGGGGCGCCGCAGACCCGCCCGCGGTGGAGGCAACCCCCATAGTATATGACCTCGTCATCGCCGGCGGCACCGTGGTCGACGGGACCGGCGCGCCCGGCTTCCGGGGCGACGTGGCGGTCAGCGGCGACCGCATCGTCGCCGTGGGCGACGTCGGACCGTACCGGGCGGAACGGGTCATCGACGCAACGGGGTTGGTGGTGGCCCCCGGGTTCATCAACCCCCATTCGCACACCCACGACGACCTGCTCAACCCCTTCATCGAGCGGGACGCCAAGGCCTCGCTGATGCAGGGCATCACCACTGAGATCGGCGGCGTGGACGGCCGGTCGCCGGTGGACATCGGCGCGTTCCTCTCCCGGCTTGAGGCGGAGGGGACGGGCGTCAACTACGGTACCTACCTGGGGCAGGGGTCCGTGCGCGCTCACGTGATGGGATGGGCCGAGGGACCGGCCGGCGAGGCGCAGCTGGCGGAGATGAAGCGGCTGGTGCGCGAGGGCATGGAGGACGGGGCCCTGGGCCTCTCCACCGGGCTCGAGTACCAGCCCGGGTCCTTCGCCGGAACGGCGGAGTTGGTGGAACTGGTGAAGGAGACCGCCCCTTACGGCGGCATCTACGCCACGCACATGCGCAGCGAGGGCGACGCCCTGGTGGAGGCGATCGAGGAGGCGCTGGAGATCGGTCGGCAGGCCGGCGTCCCCGTGAACCTTTCGCACCTGAAGATCGTGCACTACCGGAACTGGGGCAAGGAGGACGAGGTCGTCCGTCTGATCGAGGAGGCCCGGGCCGCCGGGCAGCGGGTCTTTGCCGACGTCTATCCCTACCGGGCGCCGGACTACGCGGTCAACCGCCCCCTCGCGGAGTGGGCTTCGGCCCTGCCGCCGGAGCACCTGCTGATCGTCGACGGGGCGCCCGGGGAGCTGCAGGGGCTGACCGTGGCAGAGGCCGCCGCACTGCTGGGCCTGCCGGAATCCGAAGCGGCCCGGAGTCTTCTGGCGCGGCACCCGAACACCCGGGTCGTGGCGCTGGTCTCCAGCGAGCGGGCGATGCACCGGTTCTACGCGGCGGACTGGTCCGTCGTCTCCACCGACGGGGAAGCGCAACCGAAGCTGGCCACGGCGGCGGAGGCGCGCGCCTACGCGTTCCACCGGCGCTCCTACGGCACCTACCCCCAGCTGTTCGAGGAGCTGGTGCGCAAGCGCGGGGTGCTCACGCTGGAGCAGGCCGTCCGCAAGTCCACCGGCCAGGTGGCGGACGAGCTGGGCCTGAAGAGCAGGGGCTACGTCAAGCCCGGGCAGTACGCCGACCTCGTGCTGTTCGATCCGGCGACCGTTGCCGACCGGACGACCTGGCTGAGCCCGCAGGAGTACCCCGAAGGCATTGCCTACGTGCTGGTCAACGGCCACGTGGTGGTGGACCGGGGCGAGTGGGTCGGCGGGCGCCACGGCCGGATCATCCGGCGGGGCGAGGAGTGA
- a CDS encoding RNA recognition motif domain-containing protein → MAKTLYFGNLPWAATSEDLHNAVSQYCEVISARIVTDRETGRSRGFGFVEVPDEAAQLVIDALNGAEWAGRPLTVNEARPRDGRANLGLPKKVQP, encoded by the coding sequence ATGGCCAAGACCCTTTATTTCGGTAACCTGCCGTGGGCAGCCACCAGCGAGGACCTGCACAACGCCGTGTCGCAGTACTGCGAGGTCATCTCCGCTCGCATTGTCACGGACCGCGAGACCGGCCGCAGTCGCGGGTTCGGCTTCGTGGAAGTGCCCGACGAAGCCGCCCAGCTGGTGATCGATGCCCTGAACGGTGCGGAGTGGGCAGGCCGCCCGCTGACCGTCAACGAGGCGCGTCCGCGCGACGGCCGGGCCAACCTGGGCCTGCCGAAGAAGGTACAGCCCTGA
- the rodA gene encoding rod shape-determining protein RodA has product MIDWPLFAIVLAITAIGFVVISSAAPSYEVKADLIKQAAALVMGIFAWAILLLLDYNELRALHWWIYGFNVAMLLAVVAFGVEVMGNKNWLDLGVIMVQPSELGKVLLIITLAKQLDDMERLDAWWHLAPPILHVLPVLGAVVLQKDLGTALVFAVIGVVMVYGRGFPGRKLLAAGILLAAFVVGSVWSHYTYGTVFPLNINPGQWSRIDAFLFPEKDPQGSGWQVLQSKMAIASGDIWGKGYKQGEYQQNGWLPFPHTDFAFAALVEEWGFVGGAVLLGLYALLFLRLAIIAFSANDRYGTLLVVGVAGLFGAHVLENVGMTMGLMPVTGIPLPFVSYGPTALLANMAAIGLVQSVAARREPLPYD; this is encoded by the coding sequence ATGATCGATTGGCCGCTCTTCGCCATCGTCCTCGCCATCACTGCCATCGGCTTTGTCGTGATCTCCAGCGCCGCGCCGAGCTACGAGGTCAAGGCGGACCTCATCAAGCAGGCGGCCGCCCTCGTCATGGGCATCTTCGCCTGGGCGATCCTGCTTCTCCTTGACTACAACGAGCTGCGCGCCCTCCACTGGTGGATCTACGGGTTCAACGTGGCGATGCTGCTGGCCGTCGTGGCGTTCGGCGTCGAGGTCATGGGCAACAAGAACTGGCTGGACCTCGGCGTCATCATGGTGCAGCCGTCTGAACTGGGCAAGGTGCTCTTGATCATCACGCTGGCGAAGCAGCTCGACGACATGGAGCGGCTGGACGCGTGGTGGCACCTCGCGCCGCCGATCCTCCACGTGCTCCCCGTCCTGGGCGCCGTGGTCCTGCAGAAGGACCTGGGAACCGCCCTGGTGTTCGCCGTGATCGGCGTCGTCATGGTCTACGGCCGCGGCTTCCCGGGGCGGAAGCTGCTGGCGGCGGGGATTCTCCTGGCCGCGTTCGTCGTCGGGTCCGTCTGGAGCCACTACACATACGGCACCGTCTTCCCGCTGAACATCAACCCGGGTCAGTGGTCCCGCATCGACGCCTTCCTCTTCCCGGAGAAGGATCCCCAGGGGTCCGGCTGGCAGGTGCTGCAGTCCAAGATGGCGATCGCCAGCGGCGACATCTGGGGCAAGGGGTATAAGCAGGGCGAGTATCAGCAGAACGGCTGGCTCCCCTTCCCCCACACCGACTTCGCCTTCGCGGCGCTGGTCGAGGAGTGGGGGTTCGTCGGAGGCGCCGTGCTGCTCGGCCTCTACGCGCTGCTGTTCCTCCGGCTGGCGATCATCGCGTTCTCCGCCAACGACCGCTACGGCACCCTGCTGGTCGTCGGGGTCGCCGGCCTGTTCGGCGCCCACGTTCTGGAGAACGTCGGCATGACCATGGGGCTGATGCCGGTCACCGGTATCCCGCTGCCCTTCGTCAGCTACGGACCCACCGCCCTGCTGGCCAACATGGCCGCCATCGGCCTGGTCCAGAGCGTGGCAGCCCGGCGGGAGCCCCTGCCCTATGACTGA
- the sdhB gene encoding succinate dehydrogenase iron-sulfur subunit: MADQRKFIELRIRRQEAPDKPFYWEEFRIPYRPGMNVIACLMEIQRNPVNAEGKRTTPVVWDSNCLEEVCGACSMVINGKARQACSALVDNLTQPIVLEPLKSFPLVRDLMVDRSRMFEALKRVKAWIPIDGTHDLGPGPRQSPADQEWMYKLSECMTCGCCMEACPNYNEKTDFIGPAPISQVRLFNAHPTGKMHAHERLEALMGPGGIMECGSAQNCVRACPKGIPLTTSIAEIQRQLTVYAVKKMFMQ; the protein is encoded by the coding sequence GTGGCCGATCAGAGGAAGTTCATCGAACTCCGCATCAGGCGGCAGGAGGCACCGGATAAGCCCTTCTACTGGGAGGAGTTCCGCATCCCGTACCGCCCCGGCATGAACGTCATCGCCTGCCTGATGGAGATCCAGCGCAACCCGGTCAACGCCGAGGGCAAGCGCACCACGCCGGTGGTCTGGGACTCCAACTGCCTGGAGGAGGTCTGCGGCGCCTGCTCGATGGTGATCAACGGCAAGGCCCGCCAGGCCTGCTCCGCCCTGGTCGACAACCTGACGCAGCCGATCGTGCTGGAGCCGCTGAAGTCGTTCCCCCTGGTCCGGGACCTCATGGTGGACCGCTCCCGCATGTTCGAGGCGCTGAAGCGCGTGAAGGCGTGGATCCCCATCGACGGTACCCACGACCTCGGCCCCGGGCCGCGCCAGTCGCCCGCCGACCAGGAGTGGATGTATAAGCTGTCGGAGTGCATGACCTGCGGCTGCTGCATGGAGGCGTGCCCCAACTACAACGAGAAAACCGACTTCATCGGTCCCGCGCCGATCTCCCAGGTGCGGCTGTTCAACGCCCATCCGACGGGCAAGATGCACGCCCACGAGCGGCTGGAGGCCCTGATGGGCCCGGGCGGCATCATGGAGTGCGGCAGCGCCCAGAACTGCGTGCGGGCCTGCCCGAAGGGGATTCCGCTCACCACCTCCATCGCCGAGATCCAGCGGCAGCTCACCGTGTACGCCGTTAAGAAGATGTTCATGCAGTAG
- the sdhA gene encoding succinate dehydrogenase flavoprotein subunit → MRRNLIVVGGGLAGLMAVIKAAEAGFHVDLISLVPVKRSHSVCAQGGINGAVNTKGEGDSPWIHFDDTIYGGDFLADQPPVKAMCEAAPGIIYLFDRMGVPFNRTPEGLIDFRRFGGTLYHRTAFSGGSTGQQLLYALDEQVRRHEVDGKVTKWEGWDFTGLVLHEGRVVGCTAQNLRTMEFRAFKADAVIMATGGIGMIFGKSTNSVINTGSAAAIVYQQGAWYANGEMIQVHPTAIPGDDKLRLMSESIRGEGGRVWTYKDGKPWYFLEEKYPKYGNLVPRDIATREIFDVCVNQKLGVDGKNMVYLDVSHIPAETLRRRIGNLIDMYIKFVGDDPTKVPMKIFPGVHYSMGGLWAGYEKKANNDMDISSPKSFMTNIPGLYAAGEASFQHHGANRLGANSLVSCVFDGMVTGPAAVKYVLGLNTTPAEELPESIFEAAVREAEAKYQRILRMDGPENPYVLADELGKVMTDNVTVVRYNAKLQETLVKIAELKERYERIGVPDTGSHSNQPAVFTRWLHGMLVLAEVITKGALARNESRGAHYKPEFPERDDANWLKTTIARHTEDGPELFYQPVDITHIQPRKRDYSSK, encoded by the coding sequence TGTGCGCGCAGGGGGGCATCAATGGCGCGGTGAACACCAAGGGCGAGGGTGACTCTCCCTGGATCCACTTTGACGACACCATCTACGGCGGCGACTTCCTGGCCGATCAGCCGCCGGTCAAGGCCATGTGTGAGGCGGCCCCGGGCATCATCTACCTCTTCGACCGGATGGGTGTGCCCTTCAACCGCACGCCGGAGGGGCTGATCGACTTCCGGCGCTTCGGCGGCACCCTGTATCACCGCACCGCGTTCTCCGGCGGCTCCACCGGCCAGCAGCTGCTGTACGCCCTGGACGAGCAGGTGCGCCGCCACGAGGTGGACGGCAAGGTCACCAAGTGGGAGGGGTGGGACTTCACCGGTCTCGTGCTCCACGAGGGCCGGGTGGTCGGCTGCACCGCGCAGAACCTGCGCACCATGGAGTTCCGGGCGTTCAAGGCCGACGCGGTCATCATGGCCACGGGCGGAATCGGCATGATCTTCGGCAAGTCCACCAACTCGGTGATCAATACCGGCTCCGCCGCCGCGATCGTCTACCAGCAGGGTGCATGGTACGCCAACGGCGAGATGATCCAGGTGCACCCCACCGCCATCCCAGGCGACGACAAGCTGCGGCTCATGTCGGAGTCGATCCGCGGCGAGGGCGGCCGCGTCTGGACCTACAAGGATGGCAAGCCCTGGTATTTCCTCGAGGAGAAGTACCCCAAGTACGGCAATCTGGTCCCGCGCGACATCGCCACGCGCGAGATCTTCGACGTCTGCGTCAACCAGAAGCTGGGCGTCGACGGCAAGAACATGGTCTACCTGGATGTGAGCCACATCCCGGCAGAGACCCTGCGCCGGCGCATCGGCAACCTCATCGACATGTACATCAAGTTCGTCGGCGACGACCCCACCAAGGTGCCCATGAAGATCTTCCCGGGGGTCCACTACAGCATGGGCGGCCTCTGGGCGGGCTACGAGAAGAAGGCCAACAACGACATGGACATCTCGAGCCCGAAGAGCTTCATGACCAACATCCCCGGCCTCTACGCCGCCGGCGAGGCCTCGTTCCAGCATCACGGCGCCAACCGGCTCGGCGCCAACTCGCTGGTCTCCTGCGTCTTTGACGGCATGGTGACCGGCCCTGCGGCCGTGAAGTACGTCCTGGGGCTCAACACCACCCCGGCCGAGGAGTTGCCCGAGTCGATTTTCGAGGCGGCCGTGCGGGAGGCCGAGGCCAAGTACCAGCGCATCCTGCGCATGGACGGTCCCGAAAACCCCTACGTCCTGGCCGACGAACTGGGCAAGGTCATGACCGACAACGTCACCGTGGTGCGGTACAACGCCAAGCTCCAGGAGACGCTCGTGAAGATCGCCGAGCTGAAGGAGCGGTACGAGCGGATCGGCGTACCCGACACCGGCAGCCACTCCAACCAGCCCGCTGTGTTCACCCGCTGGCTCCACGGCATGCTGGTCCTGGCGGAGGTCATCACCAAGGGCGCGCTGGCCCGGAACGAGTCCCGCGGGGCGCACTACAAGCCCGAGTTCCCGGAGCGGGACGACGCGAACTGGCTGAAGACCACCATTGCCCGCCACACCGAGGACGGGCCGGAGCTGTTCTACCAGCCGGTCGACATCACTCACATCCAGCCCCGCAAGCGGGACTACTCGAGCAAGTAA